Genomic window (Lycium barbarum isolate Lr01 chromosome 2, ASM1917538v2, whole genome shotgun sequence):
TCGATCGTGTTACagcaaaaaaaataatatactccctccgtttcaattggATCCGGCTCCTTTCCATTACCCTTTCTCTCCATTTTGTCAAGTACACATTTAGATGAGAGACATGTGTCCTATTTAAATTTTAAAGGCCAAGATTTTATTACACCAACAAGTATATTAACCATAGTTAAGTGAATAATTTTGGAAAAACACTCTCCAACTTTGGAAAGAAAAAGATATTTCTCACAACTTTTGGTACTCATTAATATCATTAATTACATCTTATATAACAATATTTAAATGTTAACTGTACGACTTTTTGTGCCagttaattaatttttaaaatattgtgTTGAGAAACAATAAAGGGGAAAATTTTCATTGTTGAAAAAAAACCACAAAataaaaaacagaaaaaaaaagaggccaGCCTACTGTGTGtgtttgaaggaaaaaaaaagaagaaatcttTTAAGAATGTTCTTtaatctttttcttgttttatgaaaaaaataaaacaatGTTTAAAACCCAAAATGTTTTTGAAGACTACTGTTATCAGGCTAAACAAACACATTATTAGGTTCATGTTCTACAATTTTAACATTTAAATATTGTTATACAAGATGTAATTAATGGGTACCAAAAATTGTGGGGAATATCTTTTTCTTTCCAAAATTGGAGAGTGCTTTTTCAAAATTATTCACTTAAATATGGTTAATATACTTGTTAGTGTAATAAAATCTTGGCCTTTAAAAATTAAATAGAACAAGTCTCTCATCTAAATGTGTACTTGACGAAATTGAGAGAAAGAGTAATGGGGAGGAGCCGgatccatttcaatttatgtgaacccatttgactgggcacgacatttaagaaagagattgacttttgaaacttgtggttcaaaataaatcttaaatatttgtgtggctgtaaatcaataaagtgaatttgtttccaaattaggaaagagatcattcattttggcacggactaaaaaggaaatagtttcacataaattgaaacagagggagtatatattatAAAAGTACTGGGTAATTCTGCCCCGAGTCGACATCCAAATTGGGCTGATGCCATGGGGTTTGATTTTACAAAAATGACCCAAAAGATGTCtacctctttcttcttcttctttgttttttttttttttttttttttggtggtggtgTTGCGGGGGGTttggtgtgtgtgtggggggggggggggggcgaggtGTCTCAGGTAGTAGTAGACTTATGGTCTCAAAACCAAGAATTAACTTGCATATTATGAATAATGATCGCAGATATTGATGATGGATGAGTTGATTCTGCTTTAGTTCGACTAAATTAAATATGCATTCCAGACGTGACATTGCCACAACAAATCCATGATCCATGAAAATTAAACAGTGTTAACTACGTTAAGAGTTCAAACTAATTATCATTGCATCTGCAAAAACTAAAATGAGATTTTCATAAATTGCACTAGAAGTGTCATAATTACACAGGACAGTTAATTAACTTTACTGAgccaagggtctatcggaaacaacctctctaccttcaagagagggGTAAGATCCGCGTACACTCTAACTTCCCCAAACCTCACTTGGTGGGATTACactgatatgttgttgttgtagtagttaATTAACTTTACTCCTTTCAGTGAAAATAACTTGCAAGATGATGAAAACTTCAATTTTGAATCTAAGCCCAATCAGCTGCAAATGTATTTTCAAGCTTCTACCAATTAGATTATCTGCATCTTTTAAATTTAAGCATAGAACAATTTAAATGTTCTATTGATTGGGAAATGAAAGTTTTATCAGCATTGTTCAACCGAATTGTAACATTAAGCATGCCACTTTGGCAGATGCCATGAATCATTACCGCTCATCCTGTAGTATAACATGTCCCCAGAGAACAACTCCATTTTCTAGAATGACATCACCAGAATTGAAATTCCTTGGGAATAATACACCATTTTCATGAAAAAATCTGGATTTTCAAGCAAAAATGCCCACTGTACTCCAAAATCCCATACAGTCCAACACCAACTGACCAACCCCCTCACGGATCATGAGGAAATGCTCCAGTTCCCCTTCAACCGTCACCGTTTTAGTCCTGAATAGTTGGTAAAAAATGTTCAAAATGGTTCTTAGAGGCACAAGTGGAATGGATCTCTGCTACATTCAGCCTGTCAAAAGGAAAAGATGCCTTCAAACTATTGATGTTTAATCCAGTTCCCTGAGTAATTAAAGATCCTGCACTTTTGAAATCAAATTTGGTTTATCTATGTTTTAAACCAAATATGACCGTAGGCTTTGGACAATGAAGGATACAGTACTAGATATACCACAGCAAATTCTAAAATCCTAATCTCACAGTCTTACTCTGTCGCATCTATCCACAGTGCAGAAACAAGCAATTTCATGCATCAAAGATAACCCAAAAGGTAACATCAATTAAGTCCAACTAATTTAAAGAAAGGGAGTGGACACTGGAATAGTCATAGAGCTAGAAACAGTTGGCGTGAGGACAGCAAATGTTACTTAAGGTCTTCATACTGGACCTATTTTTTCCCTCACTATGCTGGAACACATTTAAATATTGAAGGAGACTTAAAAATTATGGTGCATATAAAAATAAGCTTAAACAATACAAAAAGCGAAACCAAACTGTCAAAACACAGTAGTGGCTGGCGGTAAGTGCTAAAAGAATGAGGATAGACAAAAAGTTTCTGAGTCATTTGCATTTCTCTTCTTGTGCTTTCTCTATCACATTTTATGGGACAATATGTATTTGGGCAAGAACAAGAAGACAATGTAACCTAAGAATTAACTATTAAGTAATTGCTAGTGAAGTAACTCAAAGTAGTTgctgatttatttttattttttaaaatggaaAGTTAATCAGCAGCACTAAAAAAGTGCTGAAATATGTACAAGTGaacaaaaaccaaaagaaaatcctattctaaTCTTATAGCGGTTCTAAGAGGCTAAGTATAGATTTTGCTTCATCTATGAATTCCTCTTTACACCAAAGGAAAACAGAAGTGTACATTTGGACTTGATCTGTTTGATTGAGCATGTTTTTTCTTCAAAACATCTGGCCTTTGTTTCCTTCAATACGGTCCACCAAATACTTGCCGGTATGGTTTTCCACTATAATTTGTCTTCTAATTACTTTCCTTAGCAACCAGCATTGTAACAATTGAGTTGTGGTTTTAGGCATCACCCATCTAAGCCCCACCACGTTCAGGAAGATTTACCAAAGTTGGCCAGTCACATCACAATGAACAAAAGATGCTTTGCAATTTCTGTGTCATTTCCACAAAGATAGCAACTATTACGAACAGTAAAGCTCCTTCTAATAAGTTAGCCTTGTGTGAGGCATGCTTGGGCCACCAACCATGGAAAACATGGTTTTAAAGGAAGAACATGGTTTAGGCTTTTACAAAGATGTTCATTTATTGAAAGTCAAAGTTGTGAAGCATTATATTATTTCTAGAAGCATAGGATTTTTTAAAACGACCTAATATAGTGGAAGAATTTATACTTTATTTATTAGGACGAAGGCAGTAATTCTCCCTTTGGAGATACTATAAAATGTAAAATTCCTTGACAAAGCAATTAAATAATACTAACTAATTACTTCACTTAGAAGAGACAGCAAGAATCGAGGTGGGAAACACATAAAATAGGATAGTACCATTGACAGAACatgtaaaaggaaaaataaagacCAATTACCAATTGACTATGAATATGATGCAGCAATTTGCAGAATGATTTAATCAGAAATTGGGAAGCTAATGGAAAAGAAGTTTCACCAGAAACGTCTTATCTGATTTTCATGCTAATCAGAAACTTGGAAAGCAACAGTTTCAAACACAATCGGAATGGTCAAAGGCCCGTACAAACAAATTGATAGGCAGTGTGCACACCTAAACTTAGTTAAAAGTACATAATTTGGGTGTTAACCCCTTCTAAGAAAATATAATCATCAACTATGACGAGCTGTTAATGTTGGAGGCTTCAAAAAATAGAGTTATCTGTTTCTGCCAACATCTTTTGTTTCTCTTTTAATAATAATGGTGTTGTCCCGGTTAGCTAGAGCACACCTCGACTAATTCACTGAGCACTTAATACCTTCTACCACACGTCCCAAGTAACACTGTCCATCAAAACTTAGGcagattggaaaaaaaaaaatcacctacaacaccaacaacatacccagtataatcccacaagcggggatggaaaaaaaattagtgtCCCCTATTTAAGCCAATATCTTAAACCACCAAAAGTGCCATTAAATACTAATATGAACCAAAGACAAACATCACTAACTGAAATGAAATGGAATAATATCCCATTTGAAATGGAAAAGAATAGACAACCTCCTGATAACTTTAGAGATGTTGCAATACACAAGATACTCCAACAAATAAAGGCTTTACCTTGTTTGATCATCGAAATCCCCGAAGGCTCGTGGCACACAGTTTGAAACTTGATGGATCGGTCCACGCTTCTCCACTTAAATTCTAGCCTTTTGTCTATTGTAAGGTTTGAACTTGTGACGTGCGCCTAACACGCATATCACGCCGTGCTCTTACCACTAGAGCAAAGCCCTGGGAGCTATAAAGGCTTTACCTTGGAGCTACACGGTTATAGCTTGTTTGCTCAGTTGAACTGCAGGCTCCTCCTCGAATACATTAAAGCTATTACATCGCCCTTTTAACATCAGGCCTACATGCTACATTTCTTCCCATAAAATTCTAAGAAAAACAAAAGTTGTGATTTGCAAAATATGCTACTTTTGACAtttgaaatatttcaagaaaTCCCTAGTGTATAAATTTCTTATTTTTGTAAGGAGTCGTTTTATGCTGGTTAAAGACTGTATATTCATGCAGATACAGGCATAAAGTATTACATAATCTCATTTTTTAGAGTATACTAGTGTGCCTTTAAAAGTGGACCTTGATGGAGCGGAATGGATAGAAAGTGAGGCCTAGTTGATTGACTCTGGAGACTTTACCCAATTCTTACATTCCCTTAAACTTCATCAGCTGTTGCAAATTGCAATCACCTACTAGATTTACCATAAAGTGTTCCCAAAGGCCATAACATTTTCTTGAACAATATGATACCTTCTAACTAATGCAAAAGACCTTAAAATGATGAATTTTGAAGTATCTGGAgacaaaagtcctcacatttaACATTCTAGGTGAAGTGGAAGCCTACAAAATCCTAAATTCCAAATTCCATAATTCTGCTAATATCGGACATCCTATATCCGATAAAACTGAAATATAAATTCAGACAGAACAACAAACTCAACTGTTTCAACTATCATCACCAAATAGGCTTAGAAATGACAAATTAAAAAAGCTGAAGATAAAAGGCTTCACATATAACACCCTCTGTCAAGATGAAGTCTACAAAATCCTAAATACCACAATCCATAAATTTCTATTAATACTGGACATCCTATATCAGATATAAATGAAATATAAACTCAGATAGACAaatcatacaacaacaacaacatacccggtgaGATAGACAAATCATACCATACACAACAAATGTGCAAAATAACAACAGTAACTTAAAAGACCTTAGAAGTGACAAATTAAGATATCTGAATAACAAAAAGGTTCACCTTTAACACTCTAGGTCAAAATTCAGTCTACAAAATCCTAAATTCCAAATCCAGTAAATTCTAAAATTGGACATCCTATATCAGATATAAATGAAAAATAAACTCAGACAGAACAACAACCTTAACTGCTTCAACTGTCAAAATAGTAAGTTCGAAACAAAACTTATTATCCgttttccattttacccttgaAGAGATAGTATATCTTAAAAGACATAAATAAGGTCAAAATAGTCAAAACCCGTTCTAAAAGAGAAacacgacagataatttgagacggtaTCAAGTGTCATCACCAAAGAGGCGTCGAATTCGGGAAGCAAAAGCACCAGTAGGCTCAATAGCAGCTTCATCAATGAGACTCTGCTTAATATGATTCATTCGATTAACAAGTCCTTCTTGTTCTTCCTTTAGCGCAGCTTTATCTTCCTCTAGATTATTTATGCGGTACTTCTGCCCAAGCGATCTTACACTTAGAAGAAAGATTCCTGTCATAGCGAAGAATTGTATGAAGCTATGTTTCCTCTTCATTGCGTTTGCGAAGAAACCTAATGATCGATTAGGGTTTTGATACCCGCCGCCGGAAGTGGCGGCGCTAGACGGCGGTGTAGGGATAGCCATCACCGCGAATGAAATGAACTCTTGTCTCCGATAGTATAGATTCAAAGTAGATTTTTAGTTTCTGTCTAATATTTATGGAACTTTATCTATTAAGTTTGTTGGCGAAAATCACATTTAGATTTAGTGGTGCAATTTTATAGTTTAtactatttttaatttatttttagggTTTGGTGTAACTTTtgagctgatttttttttttattttttggttaatCGGATactttatatataaatatatcataCTAATAATTACAGACTAGATGGACCAGCATTGCCCGTTACTTGTCTTGGGCGGTCACCCATTAACGGTACATCACAAAACGGAATAGTGCCCATAACATCATCATAATAAGTACTAAAAACAAAGagggggaggggaggggggggggggtgagggaGCACTTGGGATGAGTCTGGGTTCCGCAAAAAGTTGTtgcctttctttttctttgaccAGCAGGTCCGCTTTAGCTCCCTATAGTCATGCTTTAGTACCGGAAGGCCCAGCGCCATTAGTAAGGACCTGCATTCAGAGATAATATTGTTATTAGGTAGGTGCCCATGTGATATCATATGTATTACCTCTGTTGAGTCAGTGTTAATCTCAATTGGTTTTAAATTATCCTCCACAGCTAATCGAAGACCCTGCATAAGACTGGTTAGTTCAGCAAGACTTAGTTGTATGGGAAAGGCCTTTCATGTACCTTAACACCCATTGCCCATGGCAATCCCTTATCccccctcctccccccccccccccccccccccccccctccctaaTTCCTCCTTTTCCTGAATTGTCAAAGCATGATCCATCAGTATTTAGCTTATAATGGTTGGGGGAAGGAGGTTTCCATTTGATGGAGATTCTAGTTCTGGTTTTTGCCATGGGGTTGCGGCTACATACTAGGGAGAATTCAATAGCTTGGCTGTAAAGATGTCTAAAGGAAGTTTGAGGTGTAAtttctctatatatatatttttttttttatattcttttaGTGTAGTTTTTTGTGTTGCATATTGTACTtgatcaaacttaataaatttagCTTTTAAAAATACCACATAAATTGGGGCTGAAAAAGTATTAGCTATAAATTCCGAGAGAAAATGAAATTTTTAGTGCCTTTAGTAAAGACTATTTGGTCCCGATGATGAAGTTTTATGTCATTTCATCCTCATACTAGGAAAATGGGGTTAGAAATGACGGGAAACTTCTTTTATTTTGGCACTTTTAGACGCTAAGGATGAGCTCGTGAAGTTAAAGTTAAAAACTTAATTTTTAAAAGTTACAACTGGTCCCATTACTCTCTCCGTACATCAAACCCAACGGCTCCTTTTATTACCGTTAAATTCGCCTAGGGTTCTGAACTCCGGCTACCTGCCGGATCTCCGGTACACATGGCCCTTCAAGGGGATCCACCCCTTGGGGCTAATCGCACAGGGGAACTTTTCCCTAAAAGTTCGCATCCCTCGCTAATCTTAGACGACAGTGTTCAATTGGGGAGTTCGTCAGAACCTCTTTCGAAACCAACCTACATGGATCTGTTAAAAGGGCCGGAACCTCCGACCCAAGCCCTACCACCTCCTATTACTCTGCGAAAGGGAACCCACCTCGGCAAACCAACAGTTTTCTTCAACGCAGAGGATTTCTTTATCAAGCTAGCAAATGACTGTAAGTACACTTTAGTTGGCAAATTCTCTTGGGGGAGACCTAGTATGGATGAAATTAGGAAGCTTTTTACTAGTAAATACCCCCTAAAAGGAACTGCTAAATTTGTCTACTATGATGCTCGTCATGTGTATATTAATTTACTCATTCGGAAGATTTCTATACCatttacttcaaaaaatttgttGATATTGGTGTATATTTTCCGTTGGACTCCAGATTTTGATCCTGACCAGGAAACCCCCTTAACGCTGGTATGGGTACTCATTCATAAACTCCCATGGCACCTATTCAAAAGGAGCATTATTTCTCAGCTTATTGATCAAATTGGCACACCTATGGGGCTGGACCAAGCAACCTACAGTAAAACCAGAGGCAATGTGGCTAAAATAAGGGTTGAAATTGATCTATCAATACCTAGGCTAGATGAAGTGTGGATCGGTTTCAAGAGGTTAGATGGTTCGGATGATAGTTATATGCTAAAGATAGAGCATCAGGGTGTTCCAGAGTACTGCCAATATTGCTACCTGCAGGGACACAAAATCAATGAATGTACTACAAAATTGAGAGTTGAAacctttgagaaaaaaaaaagaatgatgaAACCAAAGGGAATGGGAACAATGAGAAAGCTAGACAAAAGATTAAGGTTACTAACACTGAGGTCGTTGGACCATCGAATACCAAAAAAGACGAGGAAGGATGGAAGGAACCTAGCAGGAATATGAAAAAAAGGAATAGAAGGCAAGCAGCTAAGCAAATATTTGTGCCCAAAGCAGATACTAATAAGAATCATAAT
Coding sequences:
- the LOC132628174 gene encoding uncharacterized protein LOC132628174 produces the protein MAIPTPPSSAATSGGGYQNPNRSLGFFANAMKRKHSFIQFFAMTGIFLLSVRSLGQKYRINNLEEDKAALKEEQEGLVNRMNHIKQSLIDEAAIEPTGAFASRIRRLFGDDT